The proteins below come from a single Halobacillus salinarum genomic window:
- the gucD gene encoding alpha-ketoglutaric semialdehyde dehydrogenase GucD, with amino-acid sequence MKTTMETRTFLNYINGKWSESSSNEVTESNNPAKPNEVVGKIQSSTKQDLDNAVQAAEAGQKKWKKMTGAERGNYLFKVADILEQNLEDIAETMTREMGKTLPEAKGETARGVAILRYYAGEGMRSEGDVIPSTDSSALMFSKRVPLGVVGVITPWNFPVAIPLWKSAPALIYGNAVVLKPATEAAVTAAKVIECFDKAGFPEGVINLVTGKGSVIGQRIAENEQITAVTFTGSNSTGQHIGKTVAARGGKYQLEMGGKNPLIVADDCDIDLAVDAAISGGLKSTGQKCTCSSRVIVQAGIYEKFKQKLIAKVEEITVGDGLNENTWMGPCASKGQYESVQEYIKIGQEEGAELIFGGRPINDEDGGYYLEPAIFDHVSTNMKIAQEEIFGPVLALMKVDTVEEAIDLANDVDFGLSASIFSKNIDHILSFIDDIDAGLVRINSETAGVELQAPFGGMKASSSYSREQGQAAKEFFTTMKTVFVKG; translated from the coding sequence ATGAAAACGACTATGGAAACTCGTACATTCTTAAACTACATCAATGGAAAATGGAGTGAATCTTCTTCCAATGAAGTCACGGAAAGTAATAACCCGGCCAAGCCGAACGAAGTGGTAGGAAAAATCCAAAGCTCCACGAAGCAGGATTTGGATAATGCCGTTCAGGCGGCAGAAGCAGGGCAAAAGAAATGGAAGAAGATGACTGGTGCGGAACGTGGCAATTACTTGTTTAAAGTCGCAGACATATTGGAACAGAACTTAGAAGATATCGCAGAGACAATGACTAGAGAAATGGGAAAAACACTGCCGGAAGCAAAAGGAGAAACGGCGCGTGGTGTCGCGATTCTTCGATATTACGCTGGCGAAGGAATGAGGTCTGAAGGGGATGTGATCCCTTCCACAGACAGTTCAGCGCTCATGTTCAGTAAACGGGTTCCACTTGGAGTTGTCGGAGTGATCACGCCGTGGAACTTCCCTGTAGCCATTCCGCTCTGGAAATCAGCTCCTGCTTTAATCTATGGGAATGCAGTTGTGTTAAAGCCAGCTACAGAGGCTGCGGTTACGGCAGCCAAAGTAATCGAGTGCTTTGATAAAGCAGGATTTCCTGAAGGTGTGATTAACCTGGTAACAGGCAAAGGTTCCGTCATCGGACAAAGGATTGCAGAAAATGAACAGATAACGGCTGTAACGTTTACGGGATCGAATTCAACCGGTCAGCATATTGGAAAAACAGTTGCTGCACGAGGTGGAAAATACCAGCTGGAAATGGGCGGCAAGAATCCGCTCATCGTAGCAGATGACTGTGATATCGATTTAGCTGTAGATGCAGCGATCAGCGGAGGATTAAAGTCAACCGGCCAGAAATGTACGTGCAGCAGCCGGGTGATCGTCCAGGCAGGCATCTATGAAAAATTCAAGCAGAAACTGATCGCTAAAGTAGAAGAGATTACCGTTGGTGATGGGCTGAATGAGAATACTTGGATGGGTCCTTGTGCTTCCAAGGGTCAGTATGAAAGTGTCCAGGAATATATTAAGATCGGTCAGGAAGAAGGGGCGGAATTAATTTTTGGAGGACGCCCGATCAATGATGAGGATGGGGGATATTATCTTGAGCCTGCTATTTTCGATCATGTCAGTACGAATATGAAGATCGCTCAAGAAGAAATCTTTGGTCCCGTGCTTGCTCTGATGAAAGTAGACACGGTTGAGGAGGCCATTGACTTAGCAAATGATGTGGACTTTGGACTGAGTGCTTCCATTTTCTCTAAAAATATTGATCATATCTTATCGTTTATCGATGATATCGACGCCGGGTTAGTCCGCATCAATTCAGAAACTGCCGGGGTGGAATTACAGGCACCATTTGGCGGGATGAAAGCGTCCAGCTCTTATTCAAGAGAACAGGGACAGGCGGCAAAAGAATTCTTTACTACGATGAAAACGGTTTTTGTAAAAGGATAA
- a CDS encoding Gfo/Idh/MocA family protein encodes MSGVKVGLVGCGNISSIYLENAVKFESFEISACADVDLARAKQVAAEYGITKAVSVEEVLHDPEIELVLNLTPPSVHAEIAIQALNSGKHVYNEKPLSVTRSDAKEILAVAEEQGLFVGNAPDTFLGGGLQTCRKIIDDGLIGDPVSATGFMMIPGHERWHPNPEFFYQPGAGPMFDMGPYYLTALIFLMGPIKRVTGSAKITFAERTITSEPKYGEKIKVATPTQVNGVLDFESGATASIITSFDTWHHQLPPIEIYGSKGSLVVPDPNHFSGPVFIRKAGDKQWSEHPLTHGFTVNSRGIGVAEFCHAVKNEKSPRANGNLAYHVLDVMQGIYDSSEEECHYKLTSYCNQPAPLPAAISEDNFDRLLTEEMLTK; translated from the coding sequence ATGAGTGGAGTAAAGGTTGGTCTAGTAGGCTGTGGAAATATCAGCAGCATCTATTTGGAAAATGCGGTGAAATTTGAATCATTTGAGATAAGCGCGTGTGCTGATGTCGATTTGGCTAGAGCAAAGCAAGTGGCGGCAGAGTATGGGATAACGAAAGCAGTTTCTGTAGAGGAAGTGCTGCACGATCCTGAAATTGAGCTTGTGCTCAACCTTACCCCGCCTTCTGTTCATGCAGAAATCGCCATTCAAGCTTTGAATTCGGGGAAGCATGTTTATAATGAAAAGCCTTTATCAGTGACGAGAAGCGATGCGAAGGAAATTTTGGCAGTTGCTGAAGAACAGGGACTCTTCGTCGGAAATGCACCTGATACTTTTCTGGGTGGGGGACTTCAAACCTGCCGGAAAATTATAGATGATGGGCTTATTGGCGACCCGGTTTCAGCAACGGGATTCATGATGATCCCCGGCCATGAACGGTGGCATCCGAATCCAGAATTCTTTTACCAGCCTGGTGCTGGTCCGATGTTCGATATGGGGCCTTATTATCTAACAGCGCTTATCTTTTTAATGGGACCAATCAAACGGGTGACTGGATCGGCTAAGATTACTTTTGCTGAACGGACTATTACGAGCGAACCGAAGTATGGAGAGAAGATCAAAGTCGCAACGCCTACTCAAGTGAACGGGGTGCTTGATTTTGAAAGCGGCGCCACGGCGTCCATTATTACGAGCTTTGATACTTGGCATCATCAACTTCCGCCTATTGAAATCTACGGTTCGAAAGGAAGTCTTGTCGTACCTGATCCAAACCATTTCAGCGGTCCGGTATTTATCAGAAAGGCTGGAGACAAGCAATGGTCAGAGCACCCTCTGACTCATGGATTTACTGTTAACAGCCGTGGTATTGGAGTAGCGGAGTTTTGTCACGCAGTGAAAAACGAAAAAAGTCCTAGAGCAAACGGAAACTTAGCGTATCATGTCCTCGATGTGATGCAGGGGATCTATGATTCTTCTGAAGAGGAGTGCCACTATAAGCTGACGAGTTATTGTAACCAGCCAGCTCCATTACCAGCAGCTATTTCAGAGGATAACTTTGACCGATTATTAACTGAAGAAATGCTGACGAAATAA
- a CDS encoding fumarylacetoacetate hydrolase family protein: MKIIKFKTKDDSNQLAAVKEDGSIYPLPYEDFLHIIEEAEKHAETCLSIVKKAIEDAKPIQQKPADLQLMLPLDAYEVWASGVTYLKSKNARNYEAYEGKEEVSDSYYDKVYDAERPEIFLKSTGRRTIGPDKPVYLRNDSDWQIPEPELGLVLNKHGRVVGYTVGNDMSSRDIEGENPLYLPQAKIWKHSCSFGPAIRLAETVENPYDLTITCKISRGGEKIFEESASTSQLKRKYEELVEYLKRDNELFDGTVLFTGTCIIPANDFTLADGDLIEITIPEVGTLSNPVEKLVIQDKTAIL, translated from the coding sequence ATGAAGATTATCAAGTTTAAAACCAAAGATGATTCTAATCAATTAGCAGCAGTGAAAGAGGATGGATCGATTTATCCTCTCCCTTATGAGGATTTTCTCCACATCATTGAAGAGGCTGAAAAACATGCAGAAACTTGCCTGTCGATTGTGAAGAAGGCAATTGAAGATGCAAAGCCTATTCAACAAAAACCTGCCGATCTCCAATTAATGCTTCCGCTAGATGCTTATGAAGTTTGGGCATCAGGAGTAACGTATCTCAAAAGTAAGAACGCAAGAAATTATGAAGCTTATGAAGGGAAGGAGGAAGTCAGCGACTCTTACTATGACAAAGTTTATGATGCAGAACGGCCGGAAATTTTCTTGAAATCAACTGGGCGCAGAACGATTGGACCAGATAAACCGGTGTATTTAAGGAACGATTCTGATTGGCAGATCCCAGAACCTGAACTTGGTCTAGTCTTAAATAAACATGGCCGAGTCGTCGGATATACTGTTGGCAATGACATGAGCAGCCGTGATATCGAGGGGGAAAATCCTCTGTATTTACCACAAGCGAAAATTTGGAAGCACTCCTGCTCTTTTGGACCGGCCATTCGGTTAGCCGAGACTGTTGAAAATCCTTATGACCTGACGATAACGTGTAAAATCAGCCGGGGCGGGGAGAAGATCTTTGAAGAAAGTGCGAGTACTTCCCAGCTGAAAAGGAAATATGAAGAGTTAGTCGAATATTTAAAACGAGACAATGAATTATTTGATGGAACGGTCCTGTTTACGGGGACGTGCATTATTCCGGCCAATGACTTTACACTTGCTGATGGAGATTTGATTGAAATTACGATTCCTGAGGTAGGGACACTGAGTAACCCAGTTGAAAAACTAGTCATTCAGGATAAAACAGCTATTTTGTAA
- a CDS encoding ThuA domain-containing protein translates to MMKALIFQGGWEGHEPAQVAEILAGILREEDFDVTVTDTLTTLEEEDLTAYDLIVPNWTQGSITEEQLTPLLHAVENGTGLAGLHGGLGDSFRMATDYQFMAGGQWVAHPGNDLIKYKVTIKHSDDPLTEGVEDFYVESEQYYMHVDPAVNVHAVTRFPVADGPHTPNGPVDMPVVWTKKWGMGDVYYCSLGHVANIVSMPEVMQLMRNGFKWAARKNDQGRKGVEGE, encoded by the coding sequence ATAATGAAGGCGCTTATTTTTCAGGGAGGCTGGGAAGGACATGAACCAGCCCAGGTTGCTGAGATTTTAGCAGGGATCTTAAGAGAAGAAGATTTCGATGTGACGGTTACTGATACGTTAACGACGCTGGAGGAAGAGGACTTAACTGCTTATGACTTAATCGTTCCTAACTGGACACAGGGCTCGATCACAGAGGAACAGCTGACACCTTTACTCCATGCGGTTGAGAACGGTACGGGACTTGCCGGTCTTCACGGAGGACTTGGAGATTCGTTCCGGATGGCTACCGACTACCAGTTCATGGCAGGTGGGCAGTGGGTCGCTCACCCCGGCAATGATCTGATTAAATATAAGGTAACGATTAAACATTCGGATGATCCATTAACGGAAGGAGTCGAGGACTTCTACGTCGAATCTGAACAATATTACATGCATGTGGATCCTGCTGTTAACGTACATGCTGTCACCCGATTCCCGGTTGCTGATGGGCCGCATACTCCGAATGGTCCTGTTGATATGCCCGTCGTATGGACGAAAAAATGGGGAATGGGAGACGTTTATTACTGTTCTCTTGGACACGTAGCGAATATTGTCAGCATGCCTGAGGTGATGCAGTTGATGAGAAATGGATTCAAATGGGCAGCCCGTAAAAACGATCAAGGCAGGAAAGGCGTGGAAGGCGAATGA
- a CDS encoding carbohydrate ABC transporter permease, producing the protein MLKKLNQIPLYVLAIALLLFTGVPFFIMVSASFKSQIEFMGSPWALPENFSFENYRLLFESDFFHFFLNSVIVSVISVVAVIVLAAMASYPLARMKFKLNRPLFLLFLVGMMIPIHTTLIPIFLLTKNLGLYDTIWALPGPYIAFAIPVSIVIFTQFLQELPKELEESAKMDGCGHFRLFWRILFPLLTPAVATVAIYNFIQIWNEFVFALVLTNSESNATLPLGLREFYGQFSVNVPGIMAALTLGSLPLLLVYLLAQEKIVKGIAAGSVKG; encoded by the coding sequence GTGTTAAAAAAATTGAATCAAATTCCCCTCTATGTGTTAGCTATTGCCTTGCTTTTATTTACAGGGGTTCCTTTCTTCATTATGGTGAGTGCCTCGTTCAAAAGCCAAATTGAATTTATGGGTTCTCCCTGGGCACTGCCTGAAAACTTTTCCTTTGAGAACTATCGATTATTGTTTGAATCCGACTTTTTCCATTTCTTTTTAAACAGTGTGATTGTTTCGGTCATATCGGTTGTTGCTGTCATTGTGCTAGCTGCTATGGCAAGCTATCCGCTGGCAAGAATGAAGTTCAAGCTGAATCGTCCGTTGTTTCTTCTGTTTCTCGTTGGGATGATGATTCCTATTCATACAACGTTAATCCCGATTTTTCTTTTAACGAAAAATCTCGGTTTGTATGATACGATTTGGGCGCTTCCTGGACCATACATCGCTTTTGCCATTCCTGTTTCGATCGTGATTTTCACCCAATTTCTGCAGGAGCTGCCAAAGGAACTGGAAGAATCAGCAAAGATGGATGGATGCGGTCATTTTCGCTTATTCTGGCGCATTTTGTTTCCACTCTTAACTCCAGCGGTTGCAACAGTAGCAATCTATAATTTTATACAAATATGGAATGAATTTGTCTTCGCACTCGTCCTGACGAATTCTGAATCGAACGCTACCCTTCCGTTAGGACTGAGAGAATTTTACGGCCAGTTTTCCGTGAATGTTCCTGGGATCATGGCTGCACTTACTTTAGGTAGCCTTCCGCTTCTATTGGTCTATTTACTCGCGCAAGAGAAAATTGTCAAAGGAATTGCTGCTGGATCTGTGAAGGGATGA
- a CDS encoding glycoside hydrolase family 43 protein encodes MSTIENPILPGFHPDPSIVRVGDDYYIATSTFEWFPGVQIHHSKDLKHWRLLTYPLTRQSQLNMIGNIDSGGVWAPCLTYSDGRFYLIYTDVKSRRGAFKDTHNYLVTAENIDGPWSDPVYLNSSGFDPSLFHEDDGSKWLVNMIWDHRPGTNSFAGIALQEFSVEENRLIGPVKNIFKGTSVGLTEAPHIYKRNGYYYLMTAEGGTGYGHAVTVCRSKSLEGPYEVDPENPVLTSDRSKSMLQKAGHGSLVETKSGEWYMAHLCGRPIKESQCVLGRETALQKCYWTGDDWLRVEGGPYPKTSVSGPALESFEFEKESKRDDFDHDELSLHWNALRRPFTEDWISLTERPGYLRLKGQESMSSMHRQSILARRLDSIHANVETSVQYEPEHFQQMAGLIFYYDTKDYVYLRVTHHEEQGMCLGVIQSKYGHYEELLEKEITLPGQTSYYLKASVTHEWLSFYYSLDGENWDQVGEAIDFSHLADDDPDYVRFTGTFVGLCAQDLSGQEKCADFDYFIYDSEQS; translated from the coding sequence ATGTCTACAATCGAAAATCCGATATTGCCAGGATTTCACCCGGATCCCTCTATTGTAAGGGTCGGGGATGATTACTACATTGCAACGTCCACCTTCGAATGGTTTCCTGGTGTGCAGATCCATCATTCAAAGGACTTAAAGCATTGGCGCCTGCTGACTTATCCACTTACCCGTCAGTCTCAGCTCAACATGATAGGGAATATTGATTCTGGCGGGGTATGGGCTCCCTGTCTAACTTACTCAGACGGCAGGTTTTATTTAATTTACACCGATGTAAAAAGCCGCCGTGGAGCATTTAAAGACACTCATAATTATTTAGTCACTGCTGAGAATATTGATGGACCATGGTCTGATCCTGTCTACTTAAACAGCAGTGGTTTTGATCCATCGCTTTTCCATGAGGACGACGGGTCTAAGTGGCTCGTGAACATGATCTGGGACCACCGGCCTGGCACGAATTCGTTTGCCGGGATCGCACTTCAAGAATTTTCTGTCGAAGAGAACAGGCTCATTGGTCCGGTGAAGAATATTTTTAAAGGAACGAGTGTCGGCTTGACAGAAGCTCCTCATATTTACAAAAGGAATGGCTATTATTATTTGATGACCGCAGAAGGCGGAACCGGCTATGGCCATGCGGTGACGGTGTGCCGTTCGAAAAGCCTGGAGGGTCCTTATGAAGTCGATCCGGAAAACCCGGTTTTAACCTCAGATAGATCTAAAAGCATGCTGCAGAAAGCGGGCCACGGAAGTCTTGTGGAAACCAAGTCAGGGGAATGGTACATGGCACATCTATGCGGCCGGCCAATTAAAGAATCGCAGTGTGTCTTAGGCCGGGAAACGGCCTTGCAGAAATGTTATTGGACTGGTGACGACTGGCTTAGAGTAGAAGGAGGTCCTTATCCAAAAACTTCGGTTTCAGGGCCGGCCCTGGAAAGCTTTGAATTTGAAAAAGAAAGTAAAAGAGACGATTTTGATCATGATGAGCTTTCATTACACTGGAATGCTTTACGGCGTCCTTTTACGGAAGATTGGATCTCGTTGACAGAGCGGCCCGGATATCTGCGGTTGAAAGGCCAGGAATCCATGAGTTCTATGCATCGCCAAAGCATTCTAGCACGCCGGTTGGACAGCATTCACGCCAATGTTGAAACAAGTGTGCAATATGAGCCGGAGCACTTTCAGCAAATGGCTGGACTGATTTTTTACTACGATACGAAAGATTATGTTTATTTGAGAGTGACCCATCATGAAGAACAGGGCATGTGCCTCGGGGTTATTCAATCGAAATACGGCCACTATGAAGAGCTGCTGGAAAAGGAGATCACCCTGCCCGGGCAAACGAGCTATTATTTAAAAGCTTCGGTTACCCATGAGTGGTTATCGTTTTATTATTCCTTAGACGGGGAGAACTGGGACCAAGTAGGTGAAGCAATCGATTTCAGCCATCTGGCGGATGATGATCCGGACTATGTCCGTTTTACTGGTACATTTGTTGGTCTTTGTGCACAAGATTTAAGCGGTCAAGAAAAATGCGCGGATTTCGATTATTTTATTTATGATTCCGAGCAGTCTTAA
- a CDS encoding ROK family transcriptional regulator, whose product MMRRETQMPETGNQKLVKKINKSIVLKMIRNHAPISRAAISQKSGLNRGTVSSLVSELIEEKLISESGMGKSRGGRKPVILLFNQFAGYSIGIDLGVNYLLGVLTDLKGKIVEERKITIHNLSQKDIIAHIKDMIYQLREAAPSSPNGIVGIGIGVPGIVDHDGDILLAPNLMWDHVPLKKILEEEFSIPILIENEANAGAYGEKLYGCGQEHENLIYISAGIGIGAGLILNDELYRGLKGYSGEVGHMVIDVEGRQCRCGRQGCWELYASEQAILREAESLGLKDTNGSLSLEALIQMAEEGNQYVIDLFKKAGKYLAVGILNMINTFNPEQVIIGNRLTMAEKWLKPVIQDTMLSQSKEFNQEGINLSFSQLATHSSPLGMAAFITEQFLESGIAQMY is encoded by the coding sequence ATGATGAGGAGAGAAACACAAATGCCAGAAACGGGCAACCAGAAATTAGTAAAGAAAATTAACAAATCGATCGTACTGAAAATGATTCGTAACCACGCCCCTATTTCAAGAGCAGCGATCTCGCAAAAATCCGGACTAAATCGCGGGACGGTATCTTCGTTAGTAAGTGAATTAATTGAAGAAAAGCTGATCAGTGAATCGGGAATGGGAAAGTCAAGAGGTGGAAGAAAGCCAGTTATTCTGCTCTTTAACCAATTTGCCGGCTATTCCATCGGTATCGACTTAGGTGTGAATTACTTGTTGGGCGTGCTTACAGACTTGAAAGGAAAGATAGTCGAAGAACGAAAAATAACGATCCATAACCTTTCCCAGAAAGACATTATCGCTCACATAAAAGATATGATCTACCAATTAAGAGAAGCAGCTCCCAGCAGTCCTAACGGTATTGTAGGTATAGGCATCGGCGTCCCAGGCATCGTAGACCATGATGGGGATATTTTGCTCGCACCGAACTTAATGTGGGACCACGTCCCTTTGAAAAAAATTCTTGAAGAAGAATTTTCGATCCCGATTCTTATCGAAAACGAGGCAAATGCCGGCGCTTATGGAGAAAAGCTATATGGATGTGGTCAGGAACACGAAAATTTGATCTACATCAGTGCGGGGATCGGAATCGGTGCCGGGCTTATTTTAAACGATGAGCTGTACCGTGGTTTAAAAGGATATTCTGGTGAAGTTGGCCATATGGTGATCGATGTCGAAGGCAGACAGTGCCGCTGCGGACGCCAAGGCTGCTGGGAACTCTATGCTTCTGAGCAGGCGATTCTCAGGGAAGCTGAGTCCCTTGGTTTAAAGGACACAAACGGCTCCCTTTCCTTAGAGGCGCTCATCCAAATGGCGGAAGAAGGAAACCAGTACGTGATTGATTTATTTAAAAAAGCCGGTAAATATCTGGCTGTCGGCATTTTAAACATGATTAACACCTTTAACCCGGAACAGGTAATCATCGGTAACCGGCTCACTATGGCAGAAAAGTGGTTAAAACCTGTCATTCAGGATACGATGCTGTCCCAATCCAAGGAATTTAATCAGGAGGGCATCAACTTGTCCTTTTCCCAATTGGCAACCCATTCTTCTCCGCTTGGAATGGCAGCTTTTATTACAGAACAATTCTTGGAAAGCGGAATTGCCCAGATGTATTAA
- a CDS encoding glycoside hydrolase family 52 protein, translated as MPYEPFFNAHHSPVGAFASFTLGYKGASGGLGIELGKPADENMYIGLETEEGGTYQAFPFFGDTEEDLARFAVGNDQTEGDQSLITHFSDEEIQRDFNAGTDTWRAGDLEFTIYSPVREIPDPEGGNVQNLKDTIVPAVFVEVTIDNRNHAKKRKAFFGYQGEDPYSGMRRITSSGIQGIGQGRRTAIVTNDAAAKAGLGFTIDKVLNVEHEFNLGFGLGLCGAIVIEAEANEKKTFQLAVCFYRDGYVTSGIDTTYYYTQYFSSIEEVAAYALDRFQPLIDHCRSGNQLVDGQKLTDEQRFMMAHSIKSYYGNTQFLENNGKPLWVVNEGEYRMMNTFDLTVDQLFYELKMSPWTVKNVLEQFTDRYSYKDTVFFPETKEQHPGGISFTHDMGVANVFSDPGRSAYEFAGIDDCFSFMTHEELVNWLCCASVYVSQTGDEAFAVKHKEVLVEAFNSMLHRDHPEPEQRNGLMGLDSSYTKGGAEITTYDSLDVSLGQARNNIYLAVKCWGVYAALEKLFQKLELSDLSREAGRQLRSCAETITSEMTEEGYIPAVITEGNTSRIIPAIEGLIFPYFTDCKEYLKEEGEFGTFIQALKKHIENVLKPGVCLFEDGGWKISSTSDNSWLSKIYLCQFIYREILEFPWGEQEKAADQAHVKWLTHPKLSYWSWSDQIIAGEISASRYYPRGVTSILWLLEK; from the coding sequence ATGCCATACGAGCCATTTTTTAACGCCCACCATTCGCCTGTTGGAGCATTTGCAAGTTTTACATTAGGTTATAAAGGAGCAAGCGGCGGTTTAGGGATCGAACTAGGAAAGCCTGCCGATGAGAATATGTACATAGGTCTGGAAACGGAAGAAGGAGGGACATACCAAGCCTTTCCTTTCTTTGGGGATACAGAAGAAGACCTGGCCCGGTTTGCTGTCGGGAACGACCAGACGGAAGGGGATCAGTCACTGATTACCCATTTCAGCGATGAAGAGATTCAAAGGGATTTTAATGCAGGAACGGACACGTGGCGGGCAGGAGATTTGGAATTTACGATCTATTCTCCGGTAAGAGAAATTCCGGATCCTGAGGGCGGAAACGTACAAAACTTAAAAGACACGATAGTGCCGGCTGTTTTCGTGGAAGTCACAATCGATAATCGTAACCATGCGAAGAAACGCAAGGCATTTTTCGGTTATCAAGGAGAAGATCCCTATTCAGGAATGCGGAGGATTACAAGCAGTGGAATCCAAGGAATCGGGCAAGGAAGAAGAACCGCGATAGTTACGAACGATGCTGCTGCGAAAGCAGGGCTCGGGTTTACGATTGATAAAGTTTTAAACGTCGAGCATGAATTTAATTTAGGATTTGGACTTGGCCTGTGCGGCGCCATAGTTATAGAAGCAGAAGCCAATGAAAAGAAAACCTTTCAATTGGCTGTGTGCTTTTACCGCGATGGCTACGTAACGAGCGGGATTGACACTACCTATTATTACACCCAATATTTTTCCTCAATTGAAGAGGTGGCTGCTTACGCGCTCGATCGATTTCAGCCTTTAATCGATCACTGCCGGTCAGGGAATCAGTTGGTGGATGGGCAAAAGTTAACAGACGAACAGCGGTTTATGATGGCGCACTCGATTAAAAGCTATTATGGAAACACTCAATTCCTTGAAAATAATGGGAAACCTTTATGGGTTGTAAATGAAGGTGAATACCGGATGATGAACACATTTGACTTGACTGTGGATCAGTTGTTTTATGAATTGAAAATGAGTCCATGGACGGTAAAAAATGTATTGGAGCAATTCACAGACCGGTACAGTTACAAGGACACTGTTTTCTTTCCAGAGACTAAAGAGCAGCACCCTGGAGGAATCAGCTTCACTCATGATATGGGCGTGGCTAATGTTTTTTCAGACCCCGGTCGTTCTGCTTATGAATTTGCAGGGATCGACGATTGCTTTTCTTTTATGACCCATGAAGAGCTCGTGAACTGGCTGTGCTGTGCCTCTGTTTATGTATCGCAGACAGGGGACGAAGCGTTTGCTGTCAAGCATAAAGAGGTGCTGGTCGAAGCCTTCAACAGTATGCTCCATCGTGACCATCCAGAACCAGAACAAAGAAATGGCTTAATGGGACTGGATAGTTCTTATACGAAAGGAGGCGCTGAAATAACGACCTATGACAGCCTGGATGTATCCTTAGGTCAGGCAAGAAACAATATTTATTTGGCGGTCAAGTGCTGGGGGGTCTATGCGGCGTTAGAAAAGCTGTTTCAAAAGCTTGAGCTTTCAGACCTTTCCCGTGAAGCAGGCCGTCAATTAAGAAGCTGTGCGGAAACGATCACGAGTGAAATGACAGAAGAGGGTTACATTCCAGCCGTAATCACAGAGGGCAATACCTCCAGAATCATCCCTGCCATTGAGGGACTAATCTTTCCTTATTTTACCGATTGTAAGGAGTATCTTAAGGAAGAAGGTGAATTCGGAACGTTTATTCAGGCGTTAAAAAAACATATAGAAAATGTCTTAAAGCCCGGCGTATGCCTTTTTGAAGACGGTGGGTGGAAAATATCTTCAACGAGTGACAATTCCTGGTTAAGTAAAATCTATCTCTGCCAGTTTATTTACCGTGAGATTCTCGAATTCCCTTGGGGAGAACAGGAAAAGGCTGCGGATCAAGCCCACGTCAAATGGCTGACCCATCCAAAGCTGTCCTATTGGAGCTGGAGCGACCAAATCATTGCTGGTGAAATATCCGCCAGCCGTTATTATCCTAGAGGTGTTACTAGTATTTTATGGCTGTTGGAAAAATAG